From the Methanomassiliicoccus luminyensis B10 genome, one window contains:
- a CDS encoding TIM barrel protein, producing MLYVGPAGYPPGSKGAVQAVENVKALGLNALEVQFGRGVNLSDERALELGIRAKGIGVALSAHAPYYINFNSDAAGRAKSEDWLLRSLRAATLFGGRIVVVHAASYMGTSSEKATAAVVEGVRAVRKVMENEGLTPAIGLETMGKTGSWGTLEEIAAVMKEVDGVEPVVDFAHIHARRQGCLRTAEDFRAALDEWLAIHPGRLHCHFSCIEYTAKGEKRHLLLESRDPDFAHLAPLLPKCSRDVTVISETPDPSGDAVRMREMLEQ from the coding sequence ATGCTGTACGTCGGGCCGGCGGGCTATCCTCCCGGCAGCAAGGGCGCGGTGCAGGCCGTGGAGAACGTGAAGGCGCTGGGGCTGAACGCCCTGGAGGTGCAGTTCGGCAGGGGCGTCAACCTGAGCGACGAGCGGGCCCTGGAGCTTGGGATCAGGGCAAAAGGCATCGGCGTGGCGCTGAGCGCCCACGCCCCCTACTACATCAACTTCAACTCCGACGCCGCGGGCAGGGCGAAGAGCGAGGACTGGCTGCTCCGCTCCCTTCGTGCCGCCACCCTGTTCGGCGGCCGCATCGTGGTGGTGCATGCCGCCTCGTACATGGGAACGAGCTCGGAGAAGGCCACCGCGGCGGTGGTGGAGGGCGTCCGCGCGGTCCGCAAGGTCATGGAGAACGAAGGCCTCACCCCCGCCATCGGCCTGGAGACGATGGGGAAGACGGGGAGCTGGGGCACCCTGGAGGAGATAGCCGCGGTCATGAAGGAGGTCGACGGCGTCGAGCCGGTGGTCGACTTTGCCCACATCCACGCCCGACGGCAGGGTTGCCTCCGCACCGCCGAGGACTTCAGGGCGGCGCTGGACGAATGGCTGGCCATCCATCCTGGCCGCCTGCACTGCCACTTCAGCTGCATCGAGTACACCGCCAAGGGGGAGAAGCGCCATCTCCTCCTCGAGAGCAGGGACCCCGACTTCGCGCACCTCGCCCCACTTCTTCCCAAGTGCAGCAGGGACGTGACGGTCATCAGCGAGACCCCCGACCCCTCCGGCGACGCCGTGCGCATGAGGGAGATGCTGGAGCAGTAG
- a CDS encoding ABC transporter ATP-binding protein — protein MRFNVEKVCQSYDALEVLKDISFTAEAGEVVALIGPNGSGKSTLIKTICNVKPALSGRIDIDGTDIAAMDKKDLAKLIGYVPQSYAYSAFSTVYDTVLIGRRPYMEWSYTRKDLRIAAEAMTAMKVDDLADRYVNELSGGQMQRVFLARALAQDPRFYLFDEPTSSLDLKNQLDAMKIMRSIVKTRGSGMIVALHDLNLALRYSDKTLVMKDKGVYAFGRPEDVIIERMIRDVYGVSAEIVEGKHGRYVQPYDDPDRDPLVATI, from the coding sequence GTGAGGTTCAACGTCGAGAAGGTCTGTCAGAGCTACGACGCCCTGGAGGTATTGAAGGACATCAGCTTCACGGCCGAGGCCGGGGAGGTCGTTGCGCTCATAGGGCCGAACGGCTCCGGAAAATCGACGTTGATCAAGACCATATGCAACGTCAAGCCCGCCCTTTCCGGGCGCATCGATATCGACGGCACCGATATCGCCGCTATGGACAAGAAGGACCTCGCGAAGCTCATCGGCTATGTGCCGCAAAGCTATGCGTACTCCGCGTTCTCCACCGTGTACGACACTGTCCTGATAGGCAGGCGGCCGTACATGGAGTGGTCTTACACCAGGAAGGACCTCAGGATCGCCGCTGAGGCGATGACGGCCATGAAGGTGGACGACCTCGCCGACCGCTACGTGAACGAACTGTCGGGGGGACAGATGCAGAGGGTTTTCCTCGCCCGCGCCCTGGCCCAGGACCCGCGGTTCTACCTGTTCGATGAGCCGACCAGTTCGCTGGACCTGAAGAACCAGCTGGATGCCATGAAGATCATGAGGAGCATCGTCAAGACAAGGGGGTCTGGGATGATAGTCGCGCTCCACGACCTCAACCTGGCCTTGCGGTATTCGGACAAGACCCTGGTGATGAAGGACAAGGGCGTGTACGCCTTCGGGAGGCCTGAGGATGTGATCATCGAAAGGATGATACGCGATGTATACGGCGTCAGCGCGGAGATCGTGGAAGGGAAGCACGGGAGGTATGTACAGCCCTACGACGATCCTGACAGGGACCCTCTGGTGGCCACGATATGA